A part of Solibacillus sp. FSL H8-0538 genomic DNA contains:
- a CDS encoding YceI family protein, with product MTKWTIDQSHSNIGFSVKHMMVSKVKGQFDAYSATVEAADLSDLTGATIHFDIQTASINTRSEDRDNHLKSGDFFDAENYPSIKFESTNISKSGDGYAVTGNLTIKDVMNEVTFETEFNGKGTNPWGQEVYGFEAEAKINREEFGLVWNAALETGGVLVGKDIKISVELELNPAAE from the coding sequence ATGACTAAATGGACAATTGATCAATCACACTCAAACATTGGCTTCTCAGTTAAACACATGATGGTATCAAAAGTTAAAGGACAATTCGATGCATATAGTGCAACAGTTGAAGCAGCTGACCTTTCGGATTTAACAGGGGCAACTATTCATTTTGATATTCAAACAGCAAGCATTAACACACGTAGCGAAGACCGTGATAACCATTTAAAGTCAGGTGATTTCTTCGACGCAGAAAATTACCCAAGTATTAAATTCGAGTCAACAAATATTTCAAAATCAGGAGATGGCTATGCAGTTACTGGTAACTTAACAATTAAAGATGTTATGAATGAAGTTACATTTGAAACTGAATTCAACGGTAAAGGTACAAATCCTTGGGGCCAAGAAGTGTACGGCTTTGAAGCGGAAGCTAAAATTAATCGTGAAGAATTCGGTTTAGTTTGGAACGCAGCACTAGAAACTGGTGGCGTATTAGTTGGAAAAGACATTAAAATTAGTGTGGAACTTGAATTAAATCCAGCGGCAGAGTAA
- a CDS encoding SET domain-containing protein, which yields MIEVKTSPLSDGEFNRGVFATCDFKKGDLLHEAPVISYPNEEHQYIEQTLLADYAFEYGIGRSAILLGYGMLFNHSYEPNAMYEINFKNQTFDFYAYTDIKAGDEILINYNGDVDDKDELWFNQE from the coding sequence ATGATTGAGGTAAAAACATCTCCATTAAGTGATGGAGAATTCAATAGAGGGGTATTTGCTACATGTGATTTCAAAAAAGGCGATCTTTTACATGAAGCACCTGTCATTTCTTATCCAAACGAAGAGCATCAATACATTGAGCAAACCTTGCTTGCTGATTACGCTTTTGAGTATGGAATAGGTCGATCAGCTATCCTTCTTGGTTATGGAATGTTGTTTAATCATTCTTATGAACCAAATGCAATGTATGAGATTAATTTTAAAAATCAAACTTTTGACTTCTATGCTTACACAGATATAAAAGCAGGAGATGAAATTTTAATCAATTATAATGGCGACGTTGATGATAAAGATGAACTGTGGTTTAATCAGGAATAA
- a CDS encoding IS30 family transposase, with the protein MSYKHLTISERVKIETLLELGYPIREIAKQLNRQPSTISRELKRHANCTAEEAQARYQANKLNCGAKSKLTTKLKEAVQEKLGETWSPEQIVGRLYRGKLSFKTIYRWIYQGLLEVPLTVLRQKGKRQKPRETRGRFNIGTPISKRPKEVRKRETFGHWELDTVVSGRGQAKGCVATFIERKTRWYKGILIADRSAKSMESAAKLLHQQLPKGAIQTATTDRGKEFSCYNVLEKELNIQVYFADAYSSWQRGSNENGNGLLREFFPKKTNFDNVAPDEMKQALDLINKRPRKCLNWKTA; encoded by the coding sequence ATGAGCTACAAACATCTTACCATATCGGAACGTGTGAAAATAGAAACATTACTTGAACTAGGCTATCCGATCCGAGAAATTGCGAAACAATTAAATCGACAGCCTTCTACCATTTCACGTGAATTAAAAAGACATGCCAATTGTACAGCTGAAGAAGCACAGGCACGCTATCAAGCCAATAAATTGAACTGTGGTGCGAAGTCAAAATTGACAACCAAGTTAAAAGAAGCTGTTCAAGAAAAGTTGGGTGAAACTTGGTCACCGGAACAGATTGTTGGCCGCTTGTATCGAGGAAAGCTGAGTTTTAAGACCATCTATCGTTGGATTTATCAGGGCTTATTAGAAGTGCCATTAACGGTCCTTCGTCAAAAAGGAAAACGCCAGAAACCGCGAGAAACAAGAGGTCGTTTTAACATTGGTACACCCATCTCAAAACGCCCCAAAGAAGTTCGTAAACGCGAAACATTTGGTCATTGGGAGCTCGATACAGTCGTTTCTGGACGTGGGCAAGCAAAGGGCTGCGTCGCTACTTTCATTGAGCGTAAAACACGCTGGTACAAAGGAATTTTAATAGCAGACCGTTCGGCGAAATCAATGGAATCAGCCGCAAAACTTTTACATCAGCAGTTACCCAAAGGTGCGATTCAAACCGCTACAACGGATCGTGGGAAAGAATTTAGCTGTTACAACGTGCTAGAGAAAGAACTAAATATCCAGGTCTATTTTGCGGATGCCTATTCTTCTTGGCAACGTGGGAGTAATGAAAATGGGAACGGCTTACTGCGGGAGTTCTTCCCAAAGAAAACGAATTTCGATAACGTCGCACCAGATGAGATGAAACAAGCACTCGATCTCATTAACAAACGACCAAGGAAATGCCTTAACTGGAAAACTGCATAA